In Verrucomicrobiales bacterium, a single window of DNA contains:
- a CDS encoding HDOD domain-containing protein: MKRRLLLLGDGPRGLQNLKSLASGLGPSWEVVGSASLPEAQAHLGQGSFDAIVTEVRIAGASGLQFLNQVTELHPRTQRFLLADLSDKQAVTKCVGTSHHYLATPCDPQTLRAALDRASSLEVWLTNERVKKFIGQMQKLPSIPSLYFQVVKELQSPTSSLETIGNLIAKDLVMTAKLLQLINSAVFGLRRQIANPTEAVLCLGAETTKSVLLLAHTFSYFDKIKSSSFSVDSLWEHALSTGSTARLIAQHSGASPETVEEAFTAGLLHDIGKLVIACNLTTDYIKVIHAAHHEKKAIWLMEEATFSLTHAEVGACVLGIWGLPVSIVEAVALHHYPSRFLSKSFSALTAVHVANAWDQELRAKGKVESQMLPEVDVAYLQELGLADQLPLWREACKMPPIKEKNEAERQTEVIPAGAIAA, encoded by the coding sequence ATGAAACGACGCCTCCTTCTGCTGGGAGATGGTCCCAGAGGGCTTCAAAACCTGAAGAGCCTCGCCTCGGGCTTGGGCCCAAGCTGGGAGGTGGTGGGCTCGGCAAGCCTGCCCGAAGCGCAGGCTCACCTGGGCCAAGGTTCATTTGACGCCATCGTCACCGAAGTCCGGATCGCTGGAGCCAGTGGCCTGCAGTTCCTGAATCAGGTCACCGAACTCCACCCACGAACGCAACGATTTTTGCTGGCGGACCTTTCCGACAAGCAGGCGGTAACCAAATGCGTAGGCACCTCCCACCACTACCTCGCCACACCCTGCGACCCCCAGACACTGAGAGCGGCTCTGGACCGTGCTTCTAGTCTGGAGGTTTGGCTCACCAATGAACGCGTCAAGAAGTTCATCGGCCAGATGCAGAAGCTGCCCAGCATTCCCTCACTCTATTTTCAGGTGGTCAAGGAGCTGCAGTCGCCCACGTCCTCGCTGGAGACCATCGGCAACTTAATCGCGAAGGATCTGGTGATGACCGCCAAATTGCTTCAGCTGATCAACTCCGCCGTATTCGGGCTCCGACGGCAGATCGCCAATCCCACGGAAGCAGTGCTGTGCCTAGGGGCGGAGACCACGAAGTCCGTCCTGCTCCTGGCGCATACCTTTTCCTATTTCGACAAAATCAAATCGAGTTCATTTTCCGTGGATAGTCTGTGGGAGCACGCCCTCTCAACAGGATCTACCGCCCGCCTCATCGCCCAGCACAGCGGTGCCTCGCCGGAGACTGTCGAGGAAGCGTTCACCGCGGGGCTGCTGCACGACATCGGAAAGCTCGTCATCGCGTGCAACCTCACGACCGATTACATCAAGGTCATTCATGCCGCCCACCACGAGAAAAAGGCGATTTGGCTGATGGAGGAAGCGACCTTCTCCCTTACTCACGCCGAGGTGGGAGCCTGCGTGCTAGGGATTTGGGGCTTACCAGTGTCGATTGTTGAAGCGGTGGCGTTGCATCACTATCCAAGCCGATTTCTCAGCAAGAGCTTCTCGGCTCTGACCGCGGTTCATGTGGCCAACGCATGGGATCAGGAACTAAGAGCCAAAGGAAAAGTGGAGAGCCAGATGCTACCCGAAGTCGATGTGGCTTACCTCCAGGAACTTGGTTTAGCCGACCAGCTTCCTCTTTGGCGCGAGGCATGCAAGATGCCTCCCATTAAAGAAAAGAACGAGGCAGAACGGCAAACGGAAGTGATTCCAGCGGGCGCCATCGCCGCTTGA
- a CDS encoding HEAT repeat domain-containing protein produces QMIWWSIQQLKARKPESRIAAAEKLAASEKPEAIEALAEAANDSEASVRQAITVALGRFKDERVVIPLTGLLNDMAPEVRAAAATALGDIDAKCAEKPLISSLKDQNDKVRQAAAKALDKLGWQPQSSEERAVHSIAIGRYMQAAQEGETAFFPLVSVLKGDTYHQRKAAIEALSRLDDSRSLRPLISALKDSDSHVRVSAIEAIGRQASPEAIDALIVALKDEFPPARTAAAEALGRSGGAKALVPLTVALRDKSWDVRRASVEALGRLGDARALEPLVALFKDKDPDVRMATVRALSTLKDPRAIPALIVTLTDDQRQVREAALDALQRLDPQWDRSDAAQQVVPELENAHRSREYWVRQAASDVLARIAQARSDSQALEGEPNAVLVEAPVVVQLLAGLLRDGDRDFRLAAAEALGRLGDHRTSKVLEEAREDIDPWVKHAADRAYEEVQERGRARAER; encoded by the coding sequence TCAGATGATCTGGTGGTCCATACAACAACTCAAGGCACGCAAGCCGGAGTCGCGCATTGCGGCAGCCGAGAAGCTGGCCGCCTCGGAGAAGCCCGAGGCCATCGAGGCGTTGGCGGAAGCGGCCAATGACTCGGAGGCATCTGTACGGCAGGCCATCACGGTAGCGTTGGGCCGATTCAAGGATGAGCGGGTCGTTATACCGCTGACGGGTTTGCTCAACGACATGGCACCCGAAGTACGCGCAGCAGCAGCCACCGCCTTGGGTGACATCGACGCGAAGTGCGCCGAAAAGCCTCTCATCTCATCCCTCAAAGACCAAAACGACAAGGTACGCCAAGCTGCGGCCAAAGCCCTGGATAAACTGGGATGGCAGCCTCAGTCATCCGAGGAGCGCGCGGTGCACTCCATCGCGATTGGGCGCTACATGCAAGCGGCACAGGAGGGCGAAACCGCCTTCTTTCCGCTGGTATCCGTTTTAAAGGGGGACACCTACCATCAACGCAAAGCAGCCATCGAGGCGCTCTCACGGCTGGATGACAGCCGTTCGCTGCGTCCCTTGATCTCCGCGCTCAAGGATTCAGACAGCCATGTGCGGGTTTCGGCCATCGAGGCGATCGGGAGACAGGCCAGTCCGGAAGCGATCGACGCCCTGATCGTGGCTTTAAAGGACGAGTTCCCACCGGCGCGCACTGCAGCCGCGGAAGCGCTCGGCCGGAGCGGTGGAGCCAAGGCCCTCGTTCCACTCACCGTCGCTCTTCGGGATAAGTCCTGGGATGTGCGGCGCGCGTCAGTGGAAGCGCTTGGACGCCTGGGAGATGCTCGGGCTCTGGAGCCGCTGGTGGCTCTGTTCAAAGACAAGGATCCAGATGTCCGAATGGCAACCGTCCGCGCCTTGAGCACGCTGAAAGACCCACGCGCCATACCGGCTTTGATTGTGACCCTGACCGACGACCAGAGGCAGGTCCGGGAGGCCGCTCTAGACGCCCTGCAACGTCTCGATCCGCAATGGGATCGCAGCGATGCGGCACAACAGGTTGTTCCCGAACTCGAGAACGCCCACCGAAGCCGCGAGTACTGGGTCCGCCAAGCGGCCTCGGATGTTTTGGCGCGTATCGCGCAAGCCCGCAGCGACAGTCAGGCGCTCGAGGGCGAACCGAATGCAGTGCTCGTGGAGGCTCCGGTTGTGGTTCAGTTGCTGGCGGGGCTGCTTCGAGACGGGGACCGCGATTTCAGGCTGGCCGCAGCGGAAGCCTTGGGGAGATTGGGCGATCACCGAACCTCCAAGGTGCTGGAGGAGGCGCGCGAGGACATTGATCCCTGGGTGAAACACGCAGCGGATAGAGCCTACGAGGAAGTGCAGGAGCGGGGCCGAGCACGGGCGGAGCGTTAG